Genomic segment of Aquila chrysaetos chrysaetos chromosome 16, bAquChr1.4, whole genome shotgun sequence:
AACGCACACACAGGCCTGGGGGAGTAGAGTCAGCACCTCCCAGCCTCCGCAGAAACCGGCTGTCCGGAGGAGGGGGACACcggaccggggccgggggcggccggcgaGCTCCCCTCGGGCCTGCTGGGGTGCCAGCACGGCCCCGTCCGCGGGCCGGGCCAGCTaagccccgcagccccgcccaCAGAGCCGTTACCGGAGGATCTGCCCCGCCCCCCGTTACCGGTCCGTGCTCACCCATCCCGTGCCAGATAACCAGGGGGACGGCGGTAGCCGCGAAACCCAGgcgcagccccagcagcaccagcaccgcCGCCCTGAGCGCCGCCATCTTGACTGAGCACATGACTCGCGCTCGGCACGGGTCAGGCGTCGGGGGCGCGGCCTGGCGGGGGCGTGACCAGACAGGGGCGGGATCCGTGGTGGAGGGCGGTGCTAGTTGTGGCGGGGCGTGGTCTAGCGGCGAGGGGGTGTGGCCCCAGTGTTCCCACGCTAGGGCTGGTTCTAGTTGCTCCATCCCACGCAGGTCCCTGTAATGCCAAATGCTGGCACAGCACAGAGTTGGCTGCCTCCCGCTACCCGCCCCGGGAGACGGAGCCAGGAGACCCACGACCACGCTGGTCCCCTCTGGGCTGGGGGAGACACCTCTCCCCACATGTGAGCTACCCCCAGGGGGGGACTggatgggatggggaaggagcCTCCCTTTGCACCAGCTGAGGGAGGGCAGCGGGTACCCCCGGGGCATCTGCGGGAGCACCCCGGGGTGGGAGAGACCTCGTTGCCATGCCAGGCTGTTGTGGTCGAGGGTTATAAACAACGGCTGCAAATAAGTCCGTCCCGGGGAGGTTTTGAGGCAGCTGTAAATCACTGTGCTCATAAAGCATTTGTGCCGGCAGTGCAGGCATCTGCGaccagcagcctgctctgctctcGCCGAGCTGGTAATGGCATTGGGCGGAAACGCCAAGGGTCACTGCCCGGCTGCTCCTGTGTTCGTTGATGTTTGAGATTTGCTTCCTAACAGGGCCAGACATTATCTTGaggagaagcaggcagcagcgtttgcaggcaggagaggatgCAGCGCCACGTGGACAACACACAGGCAGGGGACGGGACGGAAGCAGAGCAGGACGAAGCCCCTCTGCTTGCTCAGCAGCCCTCCTTCCGCACAGGTAAATAAATccgctccctggggagcagTGGGCTGAAGTGCTGCCTCAGCAGGGCTTGGGAGCCAGCGACCTCTGGCTTCCACATGTTCCCTCTATCCCTGGGCAAGTCTCCTTGCCTTCCTGCCCCTCCGTTCTCCTTCTGAAGATATGAACGGCCATTGCTGCaaaggaggagggcaggggctCAGTGGTAGATGTCTGGAGGGTACCTGGAAAGAGCCATTTGTTGCTGCAGTAAGGTGATTGCCTCGTGACACAGACCTGTAGGATTGGGTTAGAGTTAACCCGTGGCCTCTCTAACCAGCCTCGGTTTGTGGGCTGTCTCCTTCTACAGGGGTCTGCTCCGCTCGCTGTGGCCTGGCCCTGGTCCTGCACATCTCTCTCTTCGTGGCATACGCACTCCGGGTCAGCCTCAGCATCGCCATCGTCGCCATGACTAACAGCAGCCATCCCCATGGCTGGTCCGGCAGTGCTCCCCACAGCTCCTACCCAGCATTTGCTCAGGACGTAAGTGGAAAGCAGATGCAGATAACTGAAAGATGCTTCCTGGGCTCAGTCCACTCTTGCTTTAGTGGGAGGACAGACttggaagcagcagagaaaagcctTGAGGACAAGGGGGGTGAAGGAGCAGAGAGATCAGTTTGTTGTACTTAGGGCTGCGTTTCCTGGTTGCTTCTCCCCTTCTGGAGGAGTCTGTGCCTGGAAGACAGAGATCTCTGTTTGACAGACGTGTTCTGTCTCCTCCAGGCCCCCGTGTACAACTGGAGCGCTGAGACTCAAGGAATTGTCCTCAGCTCCTTCTTCTACGGCTACGGCCTCACACAGGCGCTGGGCGGGTACTGCTCAGGGCTACTCGGGGGGAAACCTGTCCTGGGCAGTGGgctcctgctctcctctgtGCTCACCCTCCTCGTGCCCCAAGCAGCAGAGCTCGGCGTGAGCTTCCTCATCGGGCTGCAGGCGCTGCTGGGCTTGGCTGAGGTCAGTCGTGGCTCCAGGTGTTGCCAGGCTATGAAACCTGCTCTGGTTAGCCCTGGCTGCATTCCCCGTGTCCCTTTCCTCCACGCTTCCTGTTATCTTTGCAGGGAGTGATATTTCCAGCTCAGTACACGCTCTGGGCAAAATGGGCCCCTCCACTGGAACGCAGCAGGCTCATGAACATTGCTGATGCTGGTAAGGCACAAGGACTTTTCCCTACCACCGACTCGGTAAGTGCAGGAcctcccctcagccccttcTTTCCAAGCCAGTCCTTGTAGCAGCCTCAAGTTCAAGGCTGTGGGTCCTTGGCAAAGAAGCATTAGCAGtgttcagcctttcctcctcctcccatcctGCGTCTTTTGTCTCCTCAGCTCAGGTGAGCTTGAGGCAAGGGAGGGAACCTGGACACTGAAGGGAGTAAACCCAGATACAAGGGTGCTTGTTTGCACAGGTGCTTCATTTGTGTCACCACATTTTCCCATCACAGATCAGGCTGTAGGCTGCAGGTCTGTCCCACTTGCTGCTGGTCACACAAAGTCCTATTAAAATGACGCTTCTGGTTTCTGATCCCTAGGATGCACTTTTGGGACTTTCTTTGCTCTCCTTGTGGCTGGAATCATCTGTCAGACTCTGGGGTGGCCTTTTGTCTCCTACATCTTTGGTGAGTAATGGCCCATCACGTCCTTCTCCTCCAACCCCGTTGCAGGCTATTTGCTGGCAGAGCTCCCAAAGGTTCCCCATCAGATCCCTGCAGGACCAGCTCCATCCTTATTAGTCCCACACAGAGCTCTGGGCTCCCCTCTCACCTGCCAGGCCAGGATGAAACCATTTTGCTGGAGTACTAGTAGGGAACATGCCTTTGCTGAACCTTTTGTGCCATCAACCCAATCCCTTCCACTGTGAGCAACGGGTTCAGGGGAGTTTGTCACTTTCTATCTTCCTGCCCTTGCTGTTTTGCCAGCATCAGCCTCCATCCCGCTGGCTCTGAGCTCTGCCACAGCTCACCGTAAAGAGGGGCTGGCACTGAGAGTCCCACTCCTCACAGGTGGTGTTGGCTGCGTCTGGTGCCTCTGCTGGTTCCTCCTCGTGTACGAGGATCCTGCACATCACCCATGGATTAGTGCCAGGGAGCAGGAGTACATCGTGTCATTGCTGGCTCATCAGGTACACACAAACCTTTTAACCACAACTGACCATGCTGCAGACACCTTGGCAAAGGGACTGCTCCATGGCAGTTCAGCCGGGTTCCTTATAGAGTGGCCAGGGCTAGTTGCAGTCTTCTCAGCAGCAGGTGGAGAGGCCAAAGAAAGCCTGGACAGCCTGCACAGGGGATGTGAGACAGGAAAGGAGGCACTGGCTGATGTTTTATTCCTTCCAGGGCAGGTCTCATGGCCACGCCCTCCCACTTGTGGCCATGGCTAAATCACTGCCTCTTTGGGCAATCACCATTGCCTGCTTCTGCACAGACTGGCTGTTCTACATGCTGCTGACCTCCATGCCCACGTTCATGAGCAACGTCCTCCACTTTGACCTCAGAGAGGTGAGTGCTGCCCTGCAGCTGAGGCTGGTCCCTGCAACAGCAATGGGACTTGGTTCCTCTGTAGGCTGGGAACATGGAGGTTCCTCAGGGACATCTCTTCCTGAAGACCGGTGGCTCTGGGACCAAGGGAGCCGCAGTCTCGGAGCTCTTGGCTCCGTTCCTTTGTGCCATGGATGTGACAATGCCTTgttctctgctttgcagaacgggctcctctcctccctgccttaTGTTGGGAATGGGCTGGGGCACATCCTGGCTGGGCTGCTGGCTGATTTCCTCCTAGCCAGGCAAGTGCTTGGCACAGCAGCCGTCAGGAAGCTCTTCTCAGCACTCGGTAAGGACAAGCTTTCATCTGCTGTCCAGCCTTTCAAACACACTTATGTGGCCTGTTATAAACACATCCCCTTTTCCTCCCAAGGGATGCTGCTCCCAGCCATCTTCCTGGTGGCTGTGCCTTACATTGGCTGCAATTCCACAGTTGTTGTGGTCCTTCTAACACTGGCCTTGACAATAATCAGCATGACAGGGGCAGGCATCAATATTAACCACATCGATATAGCGCCCAGGTAAGTGGGTCTGACCTCTGTGCCCTCCCTGGCTCTGCGTCCTTCCTGTTCCCAATTCCCCAAAGCTTCTGCAGCTCCTACtctgccttcccttttcttctgtagCTGCTGGCATTGTAAGCTAAGGAGTAAAATAAAGGCTTAAAATCCCCCCCAGTCTTGCAGGGAAGATCCTAGTGTTGCTCAGCATGACAGGCAGTATTCATGCAGATGAGGGAAGGGACTGGCAGCACCTACTCCTCTCCCTTCTTGTGACAGTTTCCTCTCTGCCTCACTCAGGAAATCTTTGCTTCCTCTCCCCAGATATGCAGGGTTCCTGCTGGGAATCACAAATACCTTTGGAATAGTCGCAGGAATTATTGCTCCTACCGCAGTTGGACTTCTTGTCAGCCAGGTAATTTGCGGCCACAAACCACAAGCACATCCctagaagaaaacacagttctCAGAAATGGATTCCTTTCTTTGCACTAAATCAAAAATTACTCCAAGCCAACCCCCTCTCCCAACGAACACATGTGATGTAGCAGCCGGCAAACCAGAGCTCTGGACCATTTTGAGGACATGGGGATGACTCAGAAAGCAGGAAGAGCTCCACATGGGCCCCATCTGGATGTACTTAGAGATGGGGAGAGGGTCGAGGGAGTGGGGTGAGGGGGAAGCCCTGTGCCAGGCAGGAAAGCTTCCTGAATAGAGCACAGCACACAATGTTTCCAAAAATGCCAAGGCAGGAAATGCATCTCCAACAAGAGGGGGTCTGGCATATGTCTTGAGTTGAGcaaagcttttctgttgttgGTACTAGTAGCAAGCAGAGGATGGAGATGATTTTAATGCCAGTGAAGTGGGTGGCAGTAGTTGGGTGATCACTACATGGAGATAAAGGGAAGGGTGATACCATTGTGATCTGTTCTTGGCCCCCCAGGATCTCCAGACTGGCTGGAGGAATGCCTTCTTCGTATCTGCAGCCCTCAACTTGTTTGGCCTGATCTTCTACATAGCCTTTGGCAGCGGTACCATCCAAGACTGGGCTAGGGAGGACACTGCTGTGCAATGAGAGCCACAGGCATGGGAAGGTACACAAGGGAATGGGCTGCAAACGGGCACGGGTCAGGCAGGAGCTCCCTCCACTACCCTGCTCTCGCCTGCGCAGCAAAGCTCAgctgtccctgcctgctcctggggCCCTTGCAGCATCCTCAGGTGACGGCATGAGCCacgcagccctgcctgcactctGACTTTTGAAGTGCCCAGCACCTTCACCCAGCTCTGTTCACCTCCTGATCCCAATCTACTCTCCTGGGGAGGCACCAGCCCTGCAACCCACGTTGCCTGCTGTGCATTTAACCCTGCCCTCAGCTTTTGCCCACAGAAAGGAATGCTGCAGCGTGGACAGATCCTAAACGGGATCCATGGAGAGCTGGTAAAGCTGGCTGTCAGCTGAGCTCTGTAAGGAGCCTGCAGCTATTTCCAGCAAAGCTATTCTTACATAAAGTAAATTGATAATGAAGTAGTAGAGTGTTACTTTTTAACTAGCGGATTCTCACACCTTCTGCACAGAGACtcctaacacttttttttctcttcttaatgAGACAAGCTGATTATTCATTTATCCTTCATCTCCTTTTAGAAGCAACTGGGGCAAAAAATAAGTGAAGGCATTACAGAGTTCAACCTGGCAGCCCTGAGCATGGCCcctgggaggcagggaaggggatAAGCAGGAAAAGGTGTGAGCTGGTGTTGTCCTTGCTGAGCGAGAGCCTCATTGCAAGCATTCAGCTCAGGATGTGGGCACTGAAAGAGATGTATGGACCCAAAAAAGGGTGTGAATTTGGCTTGTCCCCTTCCCAGAGAAGCTGTTATGCTCTGCGCCCAGCTGACCGCAGCGAGGGAGTGGGCTGCGACTCCTCCCTCGCTCCAGACTAAGTCAACGTGGTGCAAAAAGAGGATCTAGATCCCAGGCAAGGATCTGAAACCCACAAACACTTCCCTGAAAGAGTGAAGTGAAATTGAAATACGTTCCCAGGTCTCGTTCAAGGAACTCAGGGGTGTGGGAGGTGGGTGAAGCTCTGGGAGCCAGGCTTGGGTAAGCTACACTTGATGCTGCTTGGGAGCGGTGAAGCTCTAACACCTTCTGGTGCGGCACCTCCCAACAAAACCGCTGCGGCTCACCCCCCTCAGCCTCAGCAGCAGACCGGGACTCCTGGCAGGACCCCAGCCCTCTCTGCCACCATCTGCCCCAGCGCTCACGGGAGTGAGCTCCACGGCAGAGACAGCAGCTCAACGGTGGTGCAGGCCGGGCCCTGGTCCCAGCCTGGCTACGGGGTGAGAGCGGGCAGGGCCGGCGGCCTCTCCGCATCCCCGTCCCCACGGGCCTGTGGGACAAAATGGCCGCGTCGCCTCCCCGGGGCCAACGCCCGCCCGCGGTTGCCCCGGCAACGCGCAGGGCCGCCCTCcggccgccagggggcgctgccgcccgccccgccccgtcccATAAGACCCCGCGGCGGGGCTCGCTTGATCTCTTCCCCGCCCCCGTCATGGCGGTGAGTGGCGGCGACCGCTG
This window contains:
- the LOC115351500 gene encoding sodium-dependent phosphate transport protein 3-like isoform X4, producing the protein MPNAGTAQSWLPPATRPGRRSQETHDHAGPLWAGGDTSPHMARHYLEEKQAAAFAGRRGCSATWTTHRQGTGRKQSRTKPLCLLSSPPSAQGVIFPAQYTLWAKWAPPLERSRLMNIADAGCTFGTFFALLVAGIICQTLGWPFVSYIFGGVGCVWCLCWFLLVYEDPAHHPWISAREQEYIVSLLAHQGRSHGHALPLVAMAKSLPLWAITIACFCTDWLFYMLLTSMPTFMSNVLHFDLRENGLLSSLPYVGNGLGHILAGLLADFLLARQVLGTAAVRKLFSALGMLLPAIFLVAVPYIGCNSTVVVVLLTLALTIISMTGAGININHIDIAPRYAGFLLGITNTFGIVAGIIAPTAVGLLVSQDLQTGWRNAFFVSAALNLFGLIFYIAFGSGTIQDWAREDTAVQ
- the LOC115351500 gene encoding sodium-dependent phosphate transport protein 3-like isoform X1 produces the protein MPNAGTAQSWLPPATRPGRRSQETHDHAGPLWAGGDTSPHMARHYLEEKQAAAFAGRRGCSATWTTHRQGTGRKQSRTKPLCLLSSPPSAQAPVYNWSAETQGIVLSSFFYGYGLTQALGGYCSGLLGGKPVLGSGLLLSSVLTLLVPQAAELGVSFLIGLQALLGLAEGVIFPAQYTLWAKWAPPLERSRLMNIADAGCTFGTFFALLVAGIICQTLGWPFVSYIFGGVGCVWCLCWFLLVYEDPAHHPWISAREQEYIVSLLAHQGRSHGHALPLVAMAKSLPLWAITIACFCTDWLFYMLLTSMPTFMSNVLHFDLRENGLLSSLPYVGNGLGHILAGLLADFLLARQVLGTAAVRKLFSALGMLLPAIFLVAVPYIGCNSTVVVVLLTLALTIISMTGAGININHIDIAPRYAGFLLGITNTFGIVAGIIAPTAVGLLVSQDLQTGWRNAFFVSAALNLFGLIFYIAFGSGTIQDWAREDTAVQ
- the LOC115351500 gene encoding sodium-dependent phosphate transport protein 3-like isoform X3; this encodes MTNSSHPHGWSGSAPHSSYPAFAQDAPVYNWSAETQGIVLSSFFYGYGLTQALGGYCSGLLGGKPVLGSGLLLSSVLTLLVPQAAELGVSFLIGLQALLGLAEGVIFPAQYTLWAKWAPPLERSRLMNIADAGCTFGTFFALLVAGIICQTLGWPFVSYIFGGVGCVWCLCWFLLVYEDPAHHPWISAREQEYIVSLLAHQGRSHGHALPLVAMAKSLPLWAITIACFCTDWLFYMLLTSMPTFMSNVLHFDLRENGLLSSLPYVGNGLGHILAGLLADFLLARQVLGTAAVRKLFSALGMLLPAIFLVAVPYIGCNSTVVVVLLTLALTIISMTGAGININHIDIAPRYAGFLLGITNTFGIVAGIIAPTAVGLLVSQDLQTGWRNAFFVSAALNLFGLIFYIAFGSGTIQDWAREDTAVQ
- the LOC115351500 gene encoding sodium-dependent phosphate transport protein 3-like isoform X2, with product MQRHVDNTQAGDGTEAEQDEAPLLAQQPSFRTGVCSARCGLALVLHISLFVAYALRVSLSIAIVAMTNSSHPHGWSGSAPHSSYPAFAQDAPVYNWSAETQGIVLSSFFYGYGLTQALGGYCSGLLGGKPVLGSGLLLSSVLTLLVPQAAELGVSFLIGLQALLGLAEGVIFPAQYTLWAKWAPPLERSRLMNIADAGCTFGTFFALLVAGIICQTLGWPFVSYIFGGVGCVWCLCWFLLVYEDPAHHPWISAREQEYIVSLLAHQGRSHGHALPLVAMAKSLPLWAITIACFCTDWLFYMLLTSMPTFMSNVLHFDLRENGLLSSLPYVGNGLGHILAGLLADFLLARQVLGTAAVRKLFSALGMLLPAIFLVAVPYIGCNSTVVVVLLTLALTIISMTGAGININHIDIAPRYAGFLLGITNTFGIVAGIIAPTAVGLLVSQDLQTGWRNAFFVSAALNLFGLIFYIAFGSGTIQDWAREDTAVQ
- the LOC115351500 gene encoding sodium-dependent phosphate transport protein 3-like isoform X5; protein product: MQRHVDNTQAGDGTEAEQDEAPLLAQQPSFRTGVCSARCGLALVLHISLFVAYALRVSLSIAIVAMTNSSHPHGWSGSAPHSSYPAFAQDGVIFPAQYTLWAKWAPPLERSRLMNIADAGCTFGTFFALLVAGIICQTLGWPFVSYIFGGVGCVWCLCWFLLVYEDPAHHPWISAREQEYIVSLLAHQGRSHGHALPLVAMAKSLPLWAITIACFCTDWLFYMLLTSMPTFMSNVLHFDLRENGLLSSLPYVGNGLGHILAGLLADFLLARQVLGTAAVRKLFSALGMLLPAIFLVAVPYIGCNSTVVVVLLTLALTIISMTGAGININHIDIAPRYAGFLLGITNTFGIVAGIIAPTAVGLLVSQDLQTGWRNAFFVSAALNLFGLIFYIAFGSGTIQDWAREDTAVQ